In Thermoanaerobaculales bacterium, one DNA window encodes the following:
- a CDS encoding sensor histidine kinase KdpD — MSGSTGEPRPDPDQLLELAADEERRRDRGRLKVFLGYAAGVGKTYAMLEAARRRRAEGIDLVVALVETHGRAETEALLEGLEVLPRRRLSYRGAHVTELDLDAVLARRPGVVLIDELAHSNAPDSRHPKRWQDVEELAAAGIEVWTTLNVQHLESLAEVVARITGVAMGERVPDRLLDQADEIELVDVPPEELLQRLAEGKVYVPEQAARATERFFRSGNLLALRELTLRRAARRVDEQMRAYMTLRAIPGPWPAAERLLVSVAGSPYSAELIRATRRLADELRAEWFAVYVETAGSDRLSEDNRQRIYRDLALAEQLGAQVATLDGSSVAEAVLRFARAHNVTKLVVGRPTRHGPLARLQRSIFNDLVAQAPPIDLVVVSVGATLPTPEARRGPRRERPGWRQVIDALALVAVATALGLPLAGRLEPTNLVMVYLVAVLVAALRLGLVPALVAAAVSVIAFDVVFVPPRHSFTVHDTQYLITFLGLFLVGAVTSTLVARLRAQTAAAETREAQTAALLSLSRRLSTTSQLADVARCLLEEASQASGLPGLVLALREPVEVLAGPPPSGRLSTTDLAAARWCASRGRPAGRGTDTLPAADHLWLPVLAGREPGVVLGLAVPLSGQALAPDRRRLVEAMAAQAGVALERAELAEQARRAALLAEADRLHRAILGSVSHDLRTPLATIVGVLSTLREQGERLGDEARAGLLAEAADEAGRLDRVVGGLLDLSRLEAGRLELHREPIEPQDLVGAALTQSPVRAESERIHLDVPPELPAVEGDAALLTQALVNLLHNALKFSPVRGSVEVTGRAVGSALRLEVRDHGDGIPESELERVFEKFYRADRGDAAGGSGLGLALSRGIVEAHGGRVWAERADGGGTRIVLELPLGHPQEGSAS, encoded by the coding sequence ATGTCGGGCAGCACGGGCGAGCCGCGGCCGGATCCGGACCAGCTGTTGGAGCTGGCCGCCGACGAGGAGCGCCGGCGCGATCGCGGGCGACTGAAGGTCTTCCTCGGCTACGCGGCCGGCGTCGGCAAGACCTACGCCATGCTGGAGGCGGCGCGGCGGCGGCGGGCCGAGGGGATCGACCTGGTGGTGGCGCTGGTGGAGACCCACGGCCGCGCCGAGACCGAGGCTCTGCTCGAAGGCCTCGAGGTCCTGCCGCGCCGCCGGCTCAGCTACCGCGGGGCGCACGTGACCGAGCTCGACCTCGACGCCGTGCTGGCGCGCCGGCCCGGGGTCGTCCTCATCGACGAGCTGGCGCACTCGAATGCGCCCGACTCGCGACATCCCAAGCGCTGGCAGGACGTGGAGGAGCTGGCGGCGGCCGGCATCGAGGTCTGGACCACCCTCAACGTCCAGCACCTCGAGAGCCTGGCCGAGGTGGTGGCGCGGATCACCGGGGTCGCAATGGGCGAGCGGGTTCCGGACCGGCTGCTCGACCAGGCCGACGAGATCGAGCTCGTCGACGTGCCGCCAGAGGAGCTGCTGCAGCGGCTGGCCGAGGGCAAGGTCTATGTGCCCGAGCAGGCCGCGCGAGCCACCGAGCGGTTCTTCCGCTCCGGCAACCTGCTGGCCCTGCGCGAGCTCACCCTGCGCCGCGCAGCACGCCGGGTGGACGAGCAGATGCGCGCCTACATGACGCTGCGCGCCATTCCCGGCCCCTGGCCGGCGGCGGAGCGCCTCCTGGTCTCGGTCGCCGGCAGCCCATACAGCGCCGAGCTGATCCGCGCCACCCGCCGCCTCGCCGACGAGCTGCGGGCCGAGTGGTTCGCCGTCTACGTGGAGACGGCCGGAAGCGACCGGCTGAGCGAGGACAACCGGCAACGGATCTACCGCGACCTCGCCCTCGCCGAGCAGCTCGGCGCCCAGGTCGCCACCCTCGACGGCAGCTCGGTCGCCGAGGCGGTGCTGCGCTTCGCGCGTGCCCACAACGTGACCAAGCTGGTCGTCGGCCGGCCCACCCGGCACGGGCCCCTCGCCCGCCTGCAGCGCTCGATCTTCAACGACCTGGTCGCGCAGGCGCCGCCGATCGATCTGGTCGTGGTCAGCGTCGGCGCCACGCTGCCGACGCCTGAGGCACGGCGCGGTCCGCGGCGCGAGCGGCCGGGCTGGCGCCAGGTGATCGATGCGCTGGCGCTGGTGGCGGTCGCAACCGCGCTCGGCTTGCCGCTGGCCGGGCGCCTGGAGCCGACCAACCTGGTCATGGTCTACCTGGTCGCGGTGCTGGTCGCCGCCCTCCGGCTCGGCCTCGTCCCCGCCCTGGTCGCCGCCGCCGTCTCGGTGATCGCCTTCGACGTGGTCTTCGTGCCCCCGCGTCACAGCTTCACCGTGCACGACACCCAGTACCTGATCACCTTTCTCGGCCTCTTCCTGGTCGGCGCGGTGACCAGCACCCTGGTCGCGCGACTGCGCGCCCAGACCGCGGCCGCGGAGACCCGCGAGGCGCAGACCGCGGCGCTGCTCAGCCTCTCCCGCCGGCTCTCCACCACCAGCCAGCTGGCCGACGTGGCGCGCTGCCTGCTCGAGGAGGCGAGCCAGGCGAGCGGCCTGCCCGGCCTCGTCCTCGCGCTCCGGGAGCCAGTGGAGGTGCTCGCAGGCCCGCCTCCCTCGGGACGGCTGTCGACCACCGACCTCGCCGCCGCGCGCTGGTGCGCAAGCCGCGGCCGGCCGGCGGGCCGCGGCACCGACACCCTGCCCGCGGCCGACCACCTCTGGCTGCCGGTGCTCGCGGGGCGGGAGCCGGGCGTGGTACTCGGCCTCGCCGTGCCCCTCTCGGGCCAGGCGCTGGCGCCCGACCGGCGACGGCTGGTGGAGGCGATGGCGGCCCAGGCCGGCGTCGCCCTCGAGCGCGCCGAGCTTGCCGAGCAGGCCCGGCGGGCCGCGCTGCTGGCCGAGGCCGACCGCCTCCACCGGGCCATCCTGGGCTCGGTCTCCCACGACCTGCGCACCCCGCTCGCCACCATCGTCGGCGTGCTGTCGACCCTGCGCGAGCAGGGCGAGCGGCTCGGCGACGAGGCGCGGGCCGGGCTGCTGGCCGAGGCGGCCGACGAGGCCGGGCGGCTCGACCGGGTGGTGGGCGGGCTGCTCGACCTGTCGCGTCTCGAGGCGGGACGCCTCGAGCTGCACCGGGAGCCGATCGAGCCGCAGGATCTGGTCGGCGCCGCCCTCACCCAGTCGCCGGTGCGGGCCGAGTCGGAGCGGATCCACCTCGACGTGCCGCCCGAGCTGCCAGCCGTTGAGGGCGACGCGGCGCTCCTCACCCAGGCCCTGGTCAACCTGCTCCACAACGCCCTCAAGTTCTCGCCCGTCCGCGGCTCGGTCGAGGTGACGGGGCGGGCGGTGGGCAGCGCGCTGCGCCTCGAGGTGCGCGATCACGGCGACGGCATCCCGGAGTCCGAGCTCGAGCGGGTGTTCGAGAAGTTCTACCGGGCGGATCGGGGTGATGCCGCCGGCGGCAGCGGGCTCGGCCTCGCGCTCAGCCGCGGCATCGTCGAGGCCCACGGCGGGCGGGTGTGGGCCGAGCGGGCGGATGGCGGCGGCACCAGGATCGTGCTCGAGCTGCCGCTCGGCCACCCCCAGGAGGGCAGCGCATCATGA
- a CDS encoding response regulator, producing MSAVRVLVVDDERPIRRFLRTALAAAEMEVAEAESGEDGLAAAAAFRPDVVVLDLGLPDIDGVEVIRRLREWSQQPIIVLSVRSREDDKVEALDAGADDYLTKPFGTGELLARIRAALRRAASPAEEPVYRAGGLEVDLARRRVRRDDVELTLTPTEYDLLRVLVRHAGRVLTHRQILREVWGPGYLEQSHLVRVTVSNLRRKIEPDPARPAYLLTEPGVGYRLREGDG from the coding sequence ATGAGTGCCGTGCGAGTGCTGGTGGTGGACGACGAGCGGCCGATCCGCCGCTTCCTGCGCACCGCGCTGGCGGCGGCCGAGATGGAGGTGGCCGAGGCGGAGTCGGGCGAGGACGGGCTGGCGGCGGCGGCGGCCTTCCGCCCCGACGTCGTCGTCCTCGACCTCGGGCTGCCGGACATCGACGGCGTCGAGGTCATCCGGCGGCTGCGCGAGTGGAGCCAGCAGCCGATCATCGTGCTGTCGGTGCGCAGCCGGGAGGACGACAAGGTCGAGGCGCTCGACGCCGGCGCCGACGACTACCTGACCAAGCCGTTCGGGACCGGCGAGCTGCTGGCGCGGATCCGCGCCGCCCTGCGCCGGGCCGCGTCCCCGGCCGAGGAGCCCGTGTATCGCGCCGGCGGCCTCGAGGTGGATCTCGCGCGCCGGCGGGTGCGCCGCGACGACGTCGAGCTGACCCTCACCCCCACCGAGTACGACCTGCTGCGGGTCCTCGTCCGGCACGCCGGCCGCGTGCTGACCCACCGCCAGATCCTGCGCGAGGTGTGGGGGCCGGGCTACCTCGAGCAGAGCCACCTGGTGCGGGTGACGGTCTCCAACCTCCGCCGCAAGATCGAGCCCGATCCGGCGCGGCCGGCCTACCTGCTGACCGAACCCGGGGTCGGCTACCGGCTGCGCGAAGGCGACGGCTGA
- a CDS encoding ATP-binding protein, whose amino-acid sequence MTRGRHLAVVALAAAPLLLVCLLVVVRMGGTAFPAVAVWVVGVALLEVVLWRTIGRPQRELLDGIGATSSREVGTRVGELAAEAALERTERERTAALIEDLSSGLGEGLVVVDTSLRIRLINRVALRFCGVEQVRAGAHLLELIREPDGVETFQAAAAGGRPDPVLIANPRGLWEVRAFPVRGGGAVGLVSEVSLIRRASEFRRRFVQDLSHELRSPLTVLRTTVEAMEDELPAELTEMLVRQVERVDRLASELSELATIESGQLDLELGSVIAAEVVREVLADFRPEAARLDVDLRSEVAEDLRCWCDRRGLYRVLSNLVDNAVKYNRPGGWVRVRGRIADGAAVLEVVDNGEGIPASELKAVLQRFYRVDRARTPGRGGLGLGLAIVKHLVQVMGGTLALDSREGVGTTVTVGFPVEGPPGPPRPAGEPPA is encoded by the coding sequence GTGACGCGAGGCCGCCACCTCGCGGTGGTCGCGCTGGCGGCCGCGCCGTTGCTGCTGGTGTGTCTGCTCGTCGTGGTGCGGATGGGCGGCACCGCGTTTCCGGCAGTCGCGGTCTGGGTGGTCGGCGTCGCGCTGCTCGAGGTGGTGCTGTGGCGGACGATCGGAAGGCCGCAGCGCGAGCTGCTCGATGGGATCGGCGCGACGTCGAGCCGTGAGGTCGGTACCAGGGTCGGCGAGCTGGCGGCGGAGGCCGCGCTCGAGCGCACCGAGCGCGAGCGGACGGCGGCGCTCATCGAGGACCTCTCGTCGGGTCTCGGCGAAGGGCTGGTCGTGGTCGACACCAGCCTCAGGATCCGGCTGATCAACCGGGTTGCCCTACGTTTCTGCGGGGTCGAGCAGGTGCGGGCCGGCGCCCACCTTCTCGAGCTCATTCGCGAGCCCGACGGCGTCGAGACCTTCCAGGCCGCCGCAGCCGGCGGCCGCCCCGATCCGGTCCTGATCGCCAACCCGCGCGGCCTCTGGGAGGTGCGCGCCTTCCCGGTGCGCGGGGGCGGCGCGGTGGGGCTGGTCTCGGAGGTCAGCCTGATCCGGCGCGCGTCCGAGTTCCGGCGCCGCTTCGTGCAGGACCTGTCGCACGAGCTGCGGTCGCCGCTGACCGTGCTGCGGACCACGGTCGAGGCGATGGAGGACGAGCTCCCGGCGGAGCTGACCGAGATGCTGGTCCGTCAGGTCGAGCGGGTCGACCGCCTGGCCAGCGAGCTCAGCGAGCTGGCCACGATCGAGTCCGGCCAGCTCGACCTCGAGCTCGGCTCGGTGATCGCGGCCGAGGTGGTGCGCGAGGTGCTGGCCGACTTCCGGCCCGAGGCAGCGCGGCTCGACGTCGACCTGCGCTCGGAGGTGGCGGAGGACCTGCGCTGCTGGTGCGACCGCCGCGGCCTCTACCGCGTGCTCTCCAACCTGGTCGACAACGCCGTCAAGTACAACCGGCCCGGCGGCTGGGTGCGGGTGCGCGGCCGCATCGCCGACGGCGCGGCCGTCCTCGAGGTGGTGGACAACGGCGAGGGGATCCCGGCGAGCGAGCTCAAGGCGGTGCTGCAGCGCTTCTACCGGGTCGACCGGGCGCGCACGCCCGGCCGCGGCGGGCTCGGGCTCGGCCTCGCCATCGTCAAGCACCTGGTGCAGGTCATGGGCGGCACCCTGGCCCTCGACTCGCGGGAAGGGGTCGGCACGACGGTGACCGTCGGCTTCCCTGTCGAGGGCCCGCCGGGACCTCCGCGCCCCGCCGGCGAGCCGCCGGCGTAG
- a CDS encoding response regulator transcription factor, whose product MAGERLVIVEDDPDLARTLTLALERDGFQVTAFHTGREGLEGILSSPPDLVLLDLNLPDLDGLSVCRELRGTPAVQDLPLIILTARVEESDRVLGLDLGADDYVTKPFSLRELRSRIRALLRRRSLDTGVPEDSYRDSRLEVDRGSMAVRFDGQPVRLTVREFELLWHLITTRPRVATRDRILERVWGISSEVETRTVDVHIRSLRAKIASEVVETVIGAGYRFRGFA is encoded by the coding sequence ATGGCCGGCGAGCGGCTCGTCATCGTCGAGGACGATCCCGATCTGGCGCGGACCTTGACCCTCGCGCTCGAGCGCGACGGTTTTCAGGTCACCGCCTTCCACACCGGCCGCGAGGGCCTCGAGGGCATCCTCTCCTCGCCGCCCGACCTGGTGCTGCTCGACCTCAATTTGCCTGACCTGGATGGGCTCTCCGTGTGCCGCGAGCTGCGGGGGACGCCGGCGGTCCAGGACCTGCCGCTGATCATCCTGACCGCCCGGGTCGAGGAGAGCGACCGCGTGCTCGGCCTCGACCTCGGCGCCGACGACTACGTGACCAAGCCGTTCTCGCTGCGCGAGCTCAGAAGCCGGATCCGCGCCCTGCTGCGGCGGCGCAGCCTCGACACCGGGGTCCCGGAGGACTCCTACCGCGACTCGCGGCTCGAGGTGGACCGCGGCTCGATGGCGGTGCGCTTCGACGGCCAGCCGGTGCGGCTGACGGTCCGCGAGTTCGAGCTGCTCTGGCACCTCATCACGACCCGGCCGCGGGTCGCCACCCGCGACCGGATCCTCGAGCGGGTGTGGGGGATCTCGAGCGAGGTCGAGACCCGGACCGTCGACGTGCACATCCGGTCGCTGCGGGCCAAGATCGCGAGCGAGGTCGTGGAGACGGTGATCGGCGCCGGCTACCGCTTCCGGGGGTTCGCGTGA
- the phoU gene encoding phosphate signaling complex protein PhoU, with product MHRQFEEELEQLKQTILAMAGLVEKSLADAAAALVHQDVELAEAVIARDDEVDRLEIEIDRLATEFIARHQPTATDLRFVIVAIKLGPELERIADDAVNVAHRVRHLAKLPLLKPLIDLPRMLALAHAMVSDAITAYVKRDPAAAREIIRRDDEVDTLYWQVFRELLTYMMEDPSSISRAIDLILVARFIERIADQATNIAEEVVYLVEAVPIRHRHDEPEKSPVGE from the coding sequence ATGCACCGGCAGTTTGAGGAAGAGCTGGAGCAGCTGAAGCAGACCATCCTGGCGATGGCCGGGCTCGTCGAGAAGTCCCTCGCCGATGCCGCAGCCGCGCTCGTCCATCAGGACGTCGAGCTCGCCGAAGCGGTCATCGCACGCGACGACGAGGTCGATCGCCTCGAGATCGAGATCGACCGGCTCGCCACCGAGTTCATCGCCCGCCACCAGCCCACCGCAACCGACCTGCGATTCGTGATCGTGGCGATCAAGCTCGGCCCGGAGCTCGAGCGGATCGCCGACGACGCGGTCAACGTCGCCCACCGCGTCCGCCACCTTGCGAAGCTGCCGCTGCTCAAGCCGCTGATCGACCTGCCGAGGATGCTCGCGCTCGCCCACGCGATGGTCAGCGACGCCATCACCGCCTACGTCAAACGCGACCCGGCGGCGGCGCGCGAGATCATCAGGCGCGACGACGAGGTCGACACCCTGTACTGGCAGGTGTTCCGCGAGCTGCTGACCTACATGATGGAGGACCCCTCCAGCATCTCGCGCGCCATCGACCTGATCCTGGTCGCGCGCTTCATCGAGCGGATCGCCGACCAGGCCACCAACATCGCGGAGGAGGTCGTGTACCTGGTCGAGGCGGTGCCGATCCGGCACCGGCACGACGAGCCGGAGAAGTCTCCGGTCGGGGAGTGA
- the pstB gene encoding phosphate ABC transporter ATP-binding protein PstB, with amino-acid sequence MSERTVALSSAGLHLYYGATHALKGITLELPERQISALIGPSGCGKSTFLRCFNRMNDMIEGVRTEGRVLVEGQDINRENVDLEQLRKRVGMVFQKSNPFPMSIRDNISYGPRMAGVRGRDRLDAIVERSLRQADLWVEVKDRLDGSALDLSGGQQQRLCIARALANEPEILLLDEPASALDPISTAKIEETLLQLRSRYTIVIVTHNLQQAARVADLTAFFMLGELVEVSDTTTMFTKPGQRITEEYITGRFG; translated from the coding sequence GTGAGCGAGCGAACGGTGGCGCTGTCGAGCGCGGGCCTTCACCTCTACTACGGGGCGACGCATGCCCTCAAGGGCATCACCCTCGAGCTGCCCGAGCGGCAGATCAGCGCCCTGATCGGGCCGTCGGGCTGCGGCAAGTCGACCTTCCTGCGCTGCTTCAACCGGATGAACGACATGATCGAGGGCGTGCGCACGGAGGGCCGCGTGCTCGTCGAGGGGCAGGACATCAATCGCGAGAACGTCGATCTCGAGCAGCTGCGCAAGCGGGTCGGCATGGTCTTCCAGAAATCGAACCCGTTCCCGATGTCGATCCGTGACAACATCAGCTACGGGCCGCGCATGGCGGGAGTGCGGGGGCGCGACCGGCTCGACGCGATCGTCGAGCGGTCGCTGCGCCAGGCCGACCTCTGGGTCGAGGTGAAGGATCGGCTCGACGGCTCGGCCCTCGACCTGTCGGGCGGCCAGCAGCAGCGGCTGTGCATCGCCCGCGCGCTCGCCAACGAGCCCGAGATCCTGCTGCTCGACGAGCCGGCCTCGGCCCTCGACCCGATCTCGACCGCCAAGATCGAGGAGACCCTGCTCCAGCTCAGGTCCCGCTACACGATCGTCATCGTCACCCACAACCTGCAGCAGGCGGCGCGGGTCGCCGACCTGACCGCGTTCTTCATGCTCGGCGAGCTGGTCGAGGTGTCGGACACCACCACCATGTTCACCAAGCCCGGCCAGCGCATCACCGAGGAGTACATAACCGGGAGGTTCGGCTGA
- the pstA gene encoding phosphate ABC transporter permease PstA, whose protein sequence is MPGSEPSPRPIVATTSGLAPGLPGIWATALATLAVLAMLVTLLSIVVVNAVGWFWPARIHELKLAGGTVLVGERVDREVMPALDGEGARHRVQVKVGNREVTASDFVWVAAAEIVATAAPADLVRVVRTEYGDAFGRIVGAVDGNGESLDLAAPGALARLLEDGARMRRERRHLERDLERVRRPLTRLEERLDLVERSQRARTAEGRAEIDELRQRTEQLAGELAPELAGVQARLDATAERLQSAALVLAAGGQSLEIPLGNVVELVWSNRLGPLERAWHALRQGALFLITEPREANTEGGIFPALFGTVLLVFLMSLAVVPLGVITAVYMTEYARPGLLLRLAGQAVNNLAGVPSIVFGMFGLAFFIYGVGGVIDRGLFSDRLPTPTFGTGGMLWASLTLALMTVPVVVVATREGLLAVPRSWREGSLALGATKWQTMRRIVLPAAMPGILTGLILAVSRAAGEVAPLMLTGAAKLAPSLAVDGAPPFLHLQRKFMHLGFHIYDVSMQSPNVEAAKPMAFATTLVLLLLVVLMNLTAIVIRRRLRRAYRGQAV, encoded by the coding sequence ATGCCCGGTTCTGAGCCGTCGCCGCGGCCGATCGTCGCCACCACCTCGGGCCTGGCCCCGGGCCTGCCCGGCATCTGGGCGACCGCGCTCGCCACCCTGGCGGTGCTGGCGATGCTGGTGACGCTGCTCTCGATCGTGGTGGTCAACGCCGTCGGCTGGTTCTGGCCGGCCCGCATCCACGAGCTCAAGCTCGCCGGCGGCACCGTGCTGGTCGGCGAGCGGGTCGACCGCGAGGTGATGCCGGCGCTCGACGGCGAGGGGGCGCGGCACCGGGTCCAGGTCAAGGTCGGCAACCGCGAGGTGACGGCGAGCGACTTCGTGTGGGTCGCCGCGGCCGAGATCGTCGCGACCGCCGCGCCCGCGGACCTGGTGCGGGTGGTGCGCACGGAGTACGGCGACGCCTTCGGCCGCATCGTCGGCGCGGTCGACGGCAATGGCGAGTCGCTCGATCTGGCGGCGCCGGGCGCGCTCGCCCGGCTGCTCGAGGACGGCGCCCGCATGCGGCGCGAGCGCCGCCATCTCGAACGCGACCTCGAGCGGGTGCGGCGGCCGCTGACCCGCCTCGAGGAGCGGCTCGACCTGGTGGAGCGGTCGCAGCGGGCTCGCACCGCCGAGGGGCGCGCCGAGATCGACGAGCTGCGGCAGCGCACCGAGCAGCTCGCCGGAGAGCTGGCGCCCGAGCTCGCCGGGGTGCAGGCGCGGCTCGACGCGACCGCCGAGCGGCTGCAGAGCGCGGCCCTGGTCCTGGCGGCGGGAGGGCAGAGCCTGGAGATCCCGCTCGGCAACGTCGTCGAGCTGGTCTGGAGCAACCGGCTCGGCCCGCTCGAGCGGGCCTGGCACGCACTGCGGCAGGGCGCGCTGTTCCTCATCACCGAGCCGCGCGAGGCCAACACCGAGGGCGGCATCTTCCCGGCGCTGTTCGGCACCGTGCTGCTGGTCTTCCTGATGAGCCTGGCGGTGGTGCCGCTGGGGGTGATCACGGCCGTCTACATGACCGAGTACGCGCGGCCGGGCCTGCTGCTGCGGCTGGCCGGCCAGGCCGTGAACAACCTCGCCGGAGTGCCCTCGATCGTGTTCGGCATGTTCGGGCTGGCGTTCTTCATCTACGGCGTCGGCGGCGTGATCGACCGCGGCCTCTTCTCAGACCGGCTGCCGACGCCGACCTTCGGCACCGGCGGCATGCTGTGGGCGTCGCTGACCCTGGCCCTGATGACGGTGCCGGTGGTCGTGGTGGCGACCCGCGAAGGCCTGCTGGCGGTGCCGCGGAGCTGGCGCGAGGGGTCGCTCGCGCTCGGCGCCACCAAGTGGCAGACCATGCGCCGGATCGTGCTGCCGGCGGCGATGCCGGGGATCCTGACCGGGCTGATCCTCGCGGTCAGCCGCGCCGCCGGCGAGGTGGCGCCGCTGATGCTGACCGGCGCCGCCAAGCTGGCGCCGAGCCTGGCGGTGGACGGGGCGCCGCCCTTCCTCCACCTGCAGCGCAAGTTCATGCACCTCGGCTTCCACATCTACGATGTGTCGATGCAGTCGCCGAACGTCGAGGCGGCGAAGCCGATGGCCTTCGCGACCACGCTGGTGCTGCTCCTGCTGGTCGTCCTGATGAACCTGACCGCGATCGTCATCAGGCGGCGCCTGCGCCGCGCCTACCGCGGCCAGGCGGTGTAG
- a CDS encoding ABC transporter permease subunit has protein sequence MLNEKQKDRAATALIRVGGILVILVVAAIVVNIGLEALPLFSGASSGPLTRVGDAGEALLAGSDPRRELVWVLTRAGRIEFPADPARPSIDVSGGAAVVAADLEIDGRIAVLDGSGRLSVGSLSYRDEWADGGRTTTARWRPAAAPLELGGDRRWTGATATTADDGAAVAAAWDADGELVSAAWDGDRERWEVSPPLAVEGEVSAAAIAQDLDAVAMVSAGGRLRVLTLPALDELEVEGVSAPIVRARFLIGGGTLVVAGSDGGVAILLEVPRVVVTNRGAQPLAVGERALAPGESATVWDDELSQRLGARPDVELATATPVWRVVRTAAGTGSAPTVIAPGHRRRDFAVGCADGSVGLYYSTSGRRLLAERWSDAAVAALALDPKGDGAVAVAGGELLRRSIANPHPEVSLRTLFLPVHYEGHASPKWVWQSTGGSDAFEPKMSLWPLIFGTLKATLYALVFSVPLALAAAVWVSQLAPPRLQAVIKPTLELMAAVPSVVVGFLAALWLAPRLEAALLAAIVGAAVLPLAVVAALAVWRIAPAGLRRRVPASGELVVLALSALGVVAAAVALSGPVEAALFGGDFQRFLFTEWGVRYDQRNSLVVGIALGFAVIPVIFTIAEDACSAVPRSLISASRALGATRWQTAVRLVVPAASPGLFAAVMLGLGRAVGETMIVLMAAGNTPLLDGSPFNGMRTMSAAIAVEIPEAPVGSTLFRVLFLTGTLLFVFTLIVTTAADVVGRYLRQRYARF, from the coding sequence GTGCTCAACGAGAAGCAGAAGGACCGCGCCGCGACCGCGCTCATCCGGGTCGGCGGCATCCTCGTCATCCTGGTGGTGGCGGCGATCGTGGTCAACATCGGCCTCGAGGCGCTGCCGCTCTTCTCCGGCGCCTCGAGCGGGCCGCTCACCAGGGTCGGGGATGCCGGTGAGGCGCTGCTCGCGGGCAGCGACCCGCGGCGCGAGCTGGTCTGGGTCCTCACCCGGGCCGGCCGCATCGAGTTCCCAGCCGACCCGGCGCGCCCCTCCATCGATGTGTCAGGGGGCGCGGCTGTGGTCGCCGCCGACCTCGAGATCGACGGCCGGATCGCGGTCCTCGATGGCTCCGGGCGCCTGTCCGTCGGCTCGCTGAGCTACCGCGACGAGTGGGCCGACGGCGGGCGGACGACCACCGCCCGCTGGCGGCCCGCGGCCGCGCCGCTGGAGCTCGGCGGCGACCGGCGCTGGACGGGAGCGACCGCCACCACCGCCGACGACGGCGCCGCGGTCGCGGCGGCCTGGGACGCGGACGGGGAGCTGGTCAGCGCAGCGTGGGACGGCGACCGCGAGCGCTGGGAGGTGTCGCCGCCGCTGGCGGTCGAGGGCGAGGTGAGCGCGGCCGCGATCGCCCAGGACCTCGACGCTGTCGCCATGGTCAGCGCCGGCGGCCGTCTGCGCGTCCTGACGCTGCCGGCGCTCGACGAGCTCGAGGTCGAGGGTGTGAGCGCGCCGATCGTCCGGGCGCGCTTCCTGATCGGCGGCGGCACCCTGGTGGTGGCAGGAAGCGACGGCGGCGTCGCGATTCTGCTCGAGGTGCCGCGGGTGGTCGTCACCAACCGCGGCGCGCAGCCGCTCGCCGTCGGCGAGCGGGCGCTCGCGCCGGGCGAGTCGGCGACGGTCTGGGACGACGAGCTCAGCCAGCGGCTCGGGGCCCGGCCGGACGTCGAGCTGGCGACCGCAACGCCGGTCTGGCGCGTCGTGCGCACCGCGGCCGGGACCGGTTCGGCGCCGACCGTGATCGCGCCCGGCCATCGCCGCCGCGACTTCGCAGTCGGCTGCGCGGACGGCTCGGTCGGGCTCTACTACTCGACGTCGGGCCGCCGGCTGCTCGCCGAGCGCTGGTCCGACGCGGCGGTGGCCGCGCTCGCGCTCGACCCCAAGGGCGACGGCGCGGTCGCGGTCGCCGGCGGCGAGCTGCTGCGGCGCTCGATCGCCAACCCGCATCCCGAGGTCAGCCTGCGCACCCTGTTCCTGCCGGTCCACTACGAGGGCCACGCGTCCCCGAAGTGGGTCTGGCAATCGACCGGCGGCAGCGACGCCTTCGAGCCCAAGATGAGCCTGTGGCCGCTCATCTTCGGCACCCTCAAGGCGACCCTCTACGCGCTCGTGTTCTCGGTGCCGCTGGCGCTCGCGGCCGCGGTCTGGGTCTCCCAGCTCGCGCCGCCCCGGCTGCAGGCGGTCATCAAGCCGACCCTCGAGCTGATGGCGGCGGTGCCGTCAGTGGTGGTCGGCTTCCTGGCCGCGCTGTGGCTGGCGCCGCGCCTCGAGGCGGCGCTGCTCGCGGCGATCGTCGGCGCCGCCGTGCTGCCGCTCGCGGTGGTGGCGGCCCTCGCAGTCTGGCGGATCGCGCCGGCCGGGCTGCGACGGCGGGTCCCGGCCAGCGGCGAGCTGGTGGTGTTGGCGCTGTCGGCGCTGGGCGTCGTGGCCGCGGCGGTTGCGCTCTCCGGCCCGGTGGAGGCGGCGCTGTTCGGCGGCGACTTCCAGCGCTTCCTGTTCACCGAGTGGGGGGTCCGCTACGACCAGCGCAACAGCCTCGTGGTCGGCATCGCCCTCGGCTTCGCGGTGATCCCGGTGATCTTCACTATCGCCGAGGACGCCTGCTCCGCAGTGCCGCGGTCGCTGATCTCGGCGAGCCGCGCCCTCGGCGCGACCCGCTGGCAGACCGCCGTCCGGCTGGTCGTTCCGGCGGCCAGCCCGGGCCTCTTCGCCGCGGTCATGCTCGGGCTCGGCCGGGCGGTGGGCGAGACCATGATCGTGCTGATGGCGGCCGGCAACACGCCGCTCCTCGACGGCTCTCCGTTCAACGGCATGCGCACGATGTCGGCCGCGATCGCGGTCGAGATCCCCGAGGCGCCGGTGGGGTCGACCCTGTTCCGGGTGCTGTTCCTGACCGGCACCCTGCTGTTCGTCTTCACCCTCATCGTGACCACGGCGGCCGACGTCGTCGGCCGGTACCTGCGGCAGCGCTATGCCCGGTTCTGA